Within the Thermoplasmata archaeon genome, the region GCAGGAGTTGCGCCGCCGGAAGTGGGTCGACAAGCGGGACATCAAGAAAGAGGGCAAAGGACGCCCCGTGCACTCGTACCGGCTCAGCGTCTCCTGGTCCGAGATCCTCGGGCAGATCGACCGCGAGGAGCAAGCGAAGATCGACCGGATCGAGACGAACCGCAAGCGGCTCAAGGCGTTCGCGTAGGCCGCAAGGTCCGCACGCCTTCGTCCGATGCGACGAGGACGGCATCCGCCATCCCGAGGAACAACCCGTGCCCGACGACGCCGGGGATCGCGGCGATCTTCGCCGCCAGCTTCGCCGGCGCCCGGATCGGCCCGAAGCGCGCGTCGAGGATATGGTTCCCGTTGTCCGTGCGCACGGCCTCCGAATCGCGCCGGCGCAGCTCGACGGTCTCGCCCAACGCCTCCAGAGCCGCGACGGCGGTCTTCCAGCCGAACGGGTGGACCTCCACGGGCACGGGGGCCTTCGTCCCGAGGCGCGGCACGAGCTTCGACGCATCGACGATCACGACGAACCGCTTCGACGCGGCCGCGACGATTTTCTCCCGGAACAGCGCGCCGCCGAGCCCCTTGATCAGGTCGAGCTTCGGATCGACCTCGTCGGCGCCGTCGACGCACAGGTCCACCGAGGGTCGCTCCTCGAGCGACGTGAGCGGAATCCCCAGGGCCTTCGCCGCCTCGGCGGTCGCGAGCGATGTCGGCACGCCTTTCAGGTCGGCGCCGTCGCGGATGAGGCGCGCGACGCCTTCGAGGAAGTATCGCGCCGTCGAGCCGGTCCCGAGCCCGAGGACCATGCCCGGCTTGACGTACGCCAGGGCGGCCTCCGCGGCCTTCCGCTTCAGCTCGTCCGCCGAGGGAATGTCACGCCCTCCGCCGCAGTTCGTCCACGAGCTTCACGAGCTCGTCGATCACGAGCCGATCGAGTTTCTCCCCGAGCGCCTTCGAGGCTTTCGAGGGATCGCCGGTGACGCCAGGCCAATATTTCCGCGGGTCCTCGACGACCGCGTACGGCGGGATCTCGTTCCTCCCCGGTTCGCTTGTGCCCTTCACGAGCTCGGGCCGCGCGGTCAGGATGCGGGACGTCTCGCCCGCGCCCGCATGGCCGTCGCCTTCCGGCAGTAGCCCCTCCGACGCGTAGATGATGTCGTAATCCGAGAGGACCGTCGCCTTGAGGCCCGTTCCCTGATTGACGACGTCCTGCGCGGCGACGCGGAGGGCCATCATATGCTCGCGGCCGGCGTGGCCGCTGACGATCATCACGCGCCGCACGCCGTTCCGGACGAGGTCCGCGAGGACGTCCCGGACGAACGCCTTCAGCGCGTCGACCGATACGCTGACCGTGCCCGGGTAAGGCCGCGTCGTCGTGCACACGCCGTACGGGATGGAGGGTGCCACAAAGGCCCCGGTGCGGCGCGCGACCTCATCGACGACGTGAAGCGGCTGGATCATGTCCGCACCGAGCGGAAGATGCCGGCCGTGCTCCTCGAGCGCGCCGACCGGCACGATGACGACGGGATCTTTCTTCGCGATTGCGGCAAATTCCTCGGAGGTCATCTCGTCGAGGCGCACGCGGCGGAATCCGCGAGAAAGACATAAATGGTTCGCGAGTCGCAATCGTTCGTTAACCTTAAACAAGGTTAACACCGCCTCCCGAAGCCTTTTCCCCTCCATGGCCCTCCGACTGCCGTGCGCGTGGCCGCCCTGTTCTCCGGAGGGAAGGACTCGACTTACGCGACCTACGTCGCAATGCAGCGGGGCTGGGACGTCACGCACCTTATCTCGATCGTCCCGGAAGATCGGGACTCGATGCTGTTCCACACGCCCAACTTGCACCTCACTCCGCTCCAAGCGGAGGCGATGCGAATCCCCCTGATCCGCGAGACCGCGGCGATGGGAGAGGACGGCGAGCTTGACGCGTTACGGCGAATCTTCGGGCGGGTCGATGTGGACGGGGTGATCGTCGGGGCAATTGCATCAGATTACCAGCACGCCCGGGTGAATCGGATCGCCGACGAGGTCGGGCTCCGCGTCTTCGCCCCGCTGTGGCGTCGCGACCCGACGCGACTGGTCTACGACTACCTCGAGGCAGGCCTCGACATCGCCTTCTCCAGCGTCTCGGCGGAAGGCCTCGACGCGAGCTGGCTCGGCCGGCGATGGGACGACCGGGTCCTCCAAGACCTGCTCCGTCTCCAGCAGACGCGCGGCGTCCATCCGTGCGGGGAAGGCGGGGAGTTTGAGACGCTGGTCTTGGACGCGCCTCCGTTCGAGCAATCGATCGAGGTGGTGCGCGCCACGCCGGATTGGCGCGGGACGGCGGGGGTCTGGCGCGTGGACGAGGCTCGACTCGTGCCAAAACCGAACCGAGGATCGTGAGCTCAGCGGCCCCGAGCGGGCCGAATCGACTTGAGGTCGCGGAACAGAAGGTCGCGGTCCTCCTTGTCTTTGATCTTCGAGCCGACTTCCCGCGCGAGGGCCAGGTGCGTCCGGAGGTCTCGCTTTCGGCCCGCGACGGCATCGGCGCGGGCGAGGGCCTCGTACGCGAAGGCGAGCGGTAAGTCCTCGATCCCGTTTTCCTTGCAGGTCGCGAGGGATCGGACCGCGTGGTAGGTCGCAGGCTCGGGGCGGCCGAGGATCGCATAGACGTGAGAGACCTGCCAGTCGCCAATCGCGCGATTCACCGCCGTTCCGACCTCGCCCCAGTGGAAGCGGGACGCGTGGGCGGCGTGGATCATGCGCTCGTCTTCGGCGCGCGTGCGCGTCTTCTCGAGGAGCCGCCAGACCTCGTTGAACAGACCTACGGCCATCTTGCGATGCCACTTCCGTTCCGTCGTCGTGGGTTTCCGCGCCATGAATTTGCTCCTAACCCCGATGCTTTGCGTCGGAGGCGATGAGTGGCCGTGGTATGAATTCGCTTCCACACGTCCTCTCGTGAAAGCGATGGCGCCGACGGCTTCGAGAGTCGAGTCGCGCACACCTTAAAACACTGTATATACACTTCCGGGAGACGGATGAATTCAGGCGGGCTGCTAGTTCGCGTAATCGAGAACTACGAACTTGGGCTGTTCGCGATGATCCTCATTCTCAGTTTCTGCTGGTTGTTCGAGCTGTTCTTGGTACTCGCGATCCTTGTCTTCCTTACCGGCTCGATTCCGGATCCGGAGAGATCGACG harbors:
- a CDS encoding MarR family transcriptional regulator, coding for MSREVRLSRRDETLVDLLIETGLSRNIAKTLVFLSKRDETTSVEIEKATGLRQPEVSIAMQELRRRKWVDKRDIKKEGKGRPVHSYRLSVSWSEILGQIDREEQAKIDRIETNRKRLKAFA
- the rpiA gene encoding ribose-5-phosphate isomerase RpiA gives rise to the protein MPSADELKRKAAEAALAYVKPGMVLGLGTGSTARYFLEGVARLIRDGADLKGVPTSLATAEAAKALGIPLTSLEERPSVDLCVDGADEVDPKLDLIKGLGGALFREKIVAAASKRFVVIVDASKLVPRLGTKAPVPVEVHPFGWKTAVAALEALGETVELRRRDSEAVRTDNGNHILDARFGPIRAPAKLAAKIAAIPGVVGHGLFLGMADAVLVASDEGVRTLRPTRTP
- a CDS encoding creatininase family protein, translating into MRLDEMTSEEFAAIAKKDPVVIVPVGALEEHGRHLPLGADMIQPLHVVDEVARRTGAFVAPSIPYGVCTTTRPYPGTVSVSVDALKAFVRDVLADLVRNGVRRVMIVSGHAGREHMMALRVAAQDVVNQGTGLKATVLSDYDIIYASEGLLPEGDGHAGAGETSRILTARPELVKGTSEPGRNEIPPYAVVEDPRKYWPGVTGDPSKASKALGEKLDRLVIDELVKLVDELRRRA
- a CDS encoding diphthine--ammonia ligase codes for the protein MAALFSGGKDSTYATYVAMQRGWDVTHLISIVPEDRDSMLFHTPNLHLTPLQAEAMRIPLIRETAAMGEDGELDALRRIFGRVDVDGVIVGAIASDYQHARVNRIADEVGLRVFAPLWRRDPTRLVYDYLEAGLDIAFSSVSAEGLDASWLGRRWDDRVLQDLLRLQQTRGVHPCGEGGEFETLVLDAPPFEQSIEVVRATPDWRGTAGVWRVDEARLVPKPNRGS